The sequence GGAGTAAGGAATTTTACTTCAGATTCACCTCCAGCAGAGGCTTGTTTAGCCATATCATCTATTGCCATGTCTTTGTCTTTTTAAATTTGGGTTAGTAATATTAAGCTCTTGAAGCTTTAAGTTTAGATCTTCTAGTTACAGCGTACTCTACAGCGTGCTTGTCTAGTTTTGTAGTAAGGTAACGAATTACTCTTTCGTCACGTTTGAATGCCAATTCTAAGTCAGCAACTACAGTTCCTTCACCTTTAAACTCGATTAAAGTGTAGAATCCATTCTTTTTTAATTGAATTGGATAAGCTAATTTCTTCAATCCCCAATTTTCTCTAGTGACAATCTCACAGTTTTTTTCTTTGATAAGATCTTCAAATTTTTTCACTGCTTCCTCCACCTGAGCATCAGATAGAACGGGAGTTAAAATGAAAACAGTTTCGTAATTGTTCATAATGTAAATGAATTTGTTAATTATTTCGAGGTGCAAAAATATGAATTATATTTAGGATATACAATAGTATCTCAGTTATTCGCAATAAAAAAGACCTGCAAAACAGGTCTTTAATTAGTTTTAAATTAATATTTTTTATTTTTTAATTATTTTTGCTGACTGTAAGCTATTTTCTGTTTGAGCAGTGATAATATAAGTTCCTGTTGTTAATCTTGAAATATTAATGTTTGCTTTCTGTGCATTGATAGATTCATTTAATACACTTTTACCGCTTTGGTCAAATATGGTTAATGATTTTATTTTTGATTCAGAATCAATATTCAACATGTCAGAAACCGGATTAGGATATATTTTGAGATTTGAATCTCTTTTAACCACATCATTCACAGATAAAGTTGCAGTTACGTTTACAGTGTAGTCTTCTGCTTGTCCGTAGGTACCGTCTTCACAAGGGTTTGTAAGACCAGTTGTTCCGTCTAATTTTTTAATTCTCATTCTGGTATTTCCAAGAAGAGCAGTTGTAGGAACAGCGATAGTATGTACCGCCTGAATTGCATCTGTACCGGTAGAGTTTGTAATCGTTTGTGTTACGGTATATGTCTCTCCTGCATCATTTAGATTTCCATTCTGATTCCAATCAATGAACACTGCAAAATTATTTGTATAATTTCCACCGGTATTACCTTTTAAAGTAATATCATAAGATTGCCCTCTGGCTACACTGGCTGTTTGCGTAAGAAAATATTCATGACCGTTTCCTATATATGTGGTTGCGCTACTTGTATTGTTGATTCCTGCAAAATTTACCAAAGTAATTGGTTCATCACCATCATCACCGAAAAAATCTGCAAATACAAGTGGTCCACAATAAGAAAGGGGTGGTGCAACATAGGTATAATCTACTTTGATGTTATCTACCATTAACATGAATTTGTCAGTGCTATTGTTTACAAAGGCAAATCTTACATTTTGACCAATATAAGGAGTTAAACTTACAGCTCTGCTCGTCCAATATTTATTTTCGCCAGCGGTGTTGTAAAGTTCAACAGTAAAATCATTGACTGTATTCCCCCCGTTTGGAGCAAGCATTACTTTGTAGCCATCAGGATAGGTTCCATCCTGCGCTTTTGCATCCCAGTATAAGGTTGGTGAAGCTCCAGAAACTGGAACTGTTGGTGATATTAGCCAATCATTCGAAGTTCCTGCAGGTGTATACCATGAGGTACTCATTGCCGCATGATTTCCAGCGGGACCTCCAAAACTTCCGTTAGCTCCCTGTCTGTCGATGCGATTCCATCCATTGGTAATAAATGCTACACCGGATGCGGGTGTTAATCCATCAACATTTAGTACAGTCCAAGCTGTA comes from Chryseobacterium sp. 3008163 and encodes:
- a CDS encoding T9SS-dependent choice-of-anchor J family protein — encoded protein: MKRQLLNALLLGLPIFGFSQIFQENFDGNGQGITAWTVLNVDGLTPASGVAFITNGWNRIDRQGANGSFGGPAGNHAAMSTSWYTPAGTSNDWLISPTVPVSGASPTLYWDAKAQDGTYPDGYKVMLAPNGGNTVNDFTVELYNTAGENKYWTSRAVSLTPYIGQNVRFAFVNNSTDKFMLMVDNIKVDYTYVAPPLSYCGPLVFADFFGDDGDEPITLVNFAGINNTSSATTYIGNGHEYFLTQTASVARGQSYDITLKGNTGGNYTNNFAVFIDWNQNGNLNDAGETYTVTQTITNSTGTDAIQAVHTIAVPTTALLGNTRMRIKKLDGTTGLTNPCEDGTYGQAEDYTVNVTATLSVNDVVKRDSNLKIYPNPVSDMLNIDSESKIKSLTIFDQSGKSVLNESINAQKANINISRLTTGTYIITAQTENSLQSAKIIKK
- the rpsF gene encoding 30S ribosomal protein S6 produces the protein MNNYETVFILTPVLSDAQVEEAVKKFEDLIKEKNCEIVTRENWGLKKLAYPIQLKKNGFYTLIEFKGEGTVVADLELAFKRDERVIRYLTTKLDKHAVEYAVTRRSKLKASRA